A section of the Oryzias latipes chromosome 8, ASM223467v1 genome encodes:
- the LOC101163575 gene encoding V-type proton ATPase 116 kDa subunit a isoform X4, with product MGQLFRSEEMTLAQLFLQSEAAYCCVSELGEIGMVQFRDLNPDVNVFQRKFVNEVRRCEEMDRKLRFVEKEIKKANLAILDTGENPEVPFPRDMIDLEATFEKLENELKEINTNQEALKKNFLELTELKHILRRTQQFFDEMEDPSLLEESSTFLDPNEPIRAAPQRLGFVAGVIGRERIPTFERMLWRVCRGNVFLRQADIEDPLEDPTTGDQVHKSVFIIFFQGDQLKNRVKKICEGFRATLYPCPETPQERKEMLAGVNARIDDLQMVLNQTEDHRQRVLQAAAKTVRVWFIKVRKMKAIYHTLNLCNIDVTQKCLIAEVWCPVSDMDSIQFALRRGTEKSGSTVPSILNSMQTKQTPPTYNKTNKFTSGFQNIVDAYGIGSYREINPAPYTIITFPFLFAVMFGDLGHGALMTAAALYLVLRESRLMAQKNDNEIFTMVFAGRYIILLMGIFSMYTGLIYNDCFSKALNIFGSGWSVRPMFGERGANWSFTTLSENHVLQLDPAVDGVFKGPYPIGIDPIWSISINKLTFLNSFKMKMSVILGVIHMLFGVSLSLFNHLYFKKPLNIYLGFIPEIVFMSCLFGYLVILIFFKWVSFDARTSKDAPSLLIAFINMFLFQYSDPSNKPLYRGQMGLQIFLVIIALACVPCMLIVKTLVLRRQYLWQKHLGTQNFGGIRVSNGPTEDEAGIIQHDHLAPQTEDDPEEHEEEEFNFTDVAVHQAIHTIEYCLGCISNTASYLRLWALSLAHAQLSEVLWSMVMRIGLSSRSFGGFILLALIFFFFAVLTVAILLIMEGLSAFLHALRLHWVEFQNKFYGGQGFKFLPFTFESILDGRFEE from the exons ATGGGACAGCTCTTCAGAAGTGAAGAGATGACGCTGGCTCAGCTCTTCCTGCAGTCAGAGGCTGCCTACTGTTGTGTCAGCGAGCTGGGAGAGATCGGGATGGTTCAGTTCCGCGAT TTAAATCCTGACGTAAATGTGTTCCAACGGAAGTTTGTGAATGAAGTGCGGCGATGCGAGGAGATGGACCgtaaactga GATTTGTCGAAAAGGAAATTAAGAAGGCAAACCTCGCAATTCTCGACACAGGAGAGAACCCGGAAGTCCCTTTTCCCAGAGACATGATCGACCTGGAG GCGACTTTTGAGAAGCTGGAGAATGAGCTGAAAGAAATCAACACAAACCAAGAGGCGCTGAAGAAGAACTTCCTGGAACTGACCGAGCTGAAGCACATTTTGCGTCGGACTCAGCAGTTTTTTGACGAG ATGGAGGATCCCAGTTTACTTGAGGAGTCTTCCACTTTTCTGGATCCCAATGAGCCCATCAGAGCAGCTCCACAAAGATTAGG GTTTGTGGCAGGAGTCATTGGAAGGGAACGGATCCCAACATTTGAGAGGATGCTGTGGAGAGTTTGCAGAGGAAATGTGTTCCTACGGCAGGCAGACATCGAAGATCCTCTGGAGGACCCAACCACC ggAGACCAGGTCCACAAGTCTGTCTTCATCATCTTTTTCCAAGGAGACCAACTGAAGAACCGGGTCAAGAAAATCTGTGAGGG ATTTAGAGCAACACTGTACCCGTGTCCAGAAACCCCCCAGGAGAGGAAGGAGATGCTGGCAGGAGTGAACGCTCGCATCGATGACCTGCAgatg GTGTTGAACCAGACGGAGGATCACAGGCAGAGAGTCCTGCAGGCAGCAGCTAAAACAGTGAGAGTTTGGTTCATCAaagtgaggaagatgaaggccATCTACCACACCCTCAACCTCTGTAACATAGACGTCACTCAGAAATGTCTGATCGCCGAGGTCTGGTGTCCGGTGTCGGACATGGACTCCATCCAGTTTGCTCTGCGCAGGGGGACC GAGAAGAGTGGCTCCACTGTGCCTTCCATCCTCAACAGCATGCAGACCAAACAGACGCCACCCACATACAACAAGACCAACAAATTCACCTCAGGCTTTCAAAACATCGTTGATGCCTATGGAATCGGCAGCTACCGCGAGATCAACCCAG CACCATATACCATCATCACCTTCCCCTTCCTATTTGCTGTCATGTTTGGGGACCTGGGCCACGGGGCTCTCATGACCGCCGCTGCTCTGTACCTTGTGTTGAGAGAGAGCAGGCTCATGGCGCAGAAGAATGATAATGAG ATTTTCACCATGGTGTTCGCTGGGCGCTACATCATTCTGCTCATGGGAATCTTCTCCATGTACACCGGCCTTATCTACAATGACTGCTTCTCAAAGGCCCTGAACATCTTTGGCTCTGGTTGGAGCGTCAGACCCATGTTTGGTGAACGAGGCGCCAACTGGTC GTTTACTACACTGTCTGAAAACCACGTATTGCAGTTGGACCCGGCAGTAGATGGAGTGTTTAAGGGACCGTACCCCATCGGCATCGATCCT ATTTGGAGTATTTCCATCAATAAGCTGACATTCTTGAATTCCTTCAAGATGAAGATGTCAGTAATCTTGGGTGTGATCCACATGCTGTTTGGAGTCTCCCTCAGCCTTTTCAACCACCT GTATTTCAAAAAGCCCCTAAATATCTATTTAGGGTTCATCCCAGAGATAGTCTTCATGTCCTGTCTGTTTGGTTACTTGGTCATTCTCATCTTCTTCAAATGGGTTTCTTTTGATGCCCGCACCTCCAAGGACGCTCCAAGCCTCCTGATTGCCTTCATAAACATGTTCCTCTTCCAGTACAGTGACCCCAGTAACAAGCCTCTGTACAGGGGACAG ATGGGTCTACAGATATTTCTGGTGATCATTGCCTTGGCGTGTGTTCCCTGTATGTTAATCGTAAAAACTCTGGTTCTGAGGAGACAGTATTTGTGGCAGAAACATTTG GGTACGCAGAACTTTGGGGGAATCAGGGTGAGCAATGGTCCCACTGAGGACGAGGCGGGAATCATTCAGCACGACCATCTGGCCCCACAGACGGAGGACGACCCTGAG GAGCATGAAGAGGAAGAG TTTAACTTCACGGATGTGGCGGTGCATCAGGCCATTCACACCATCGAGTACTGCCTGGGCTGCATCTCCAACACGGCTTCCTATCTGAGGCTTTGGGCGCTCAGTTTGGCTCACGCAC AGCTGTCGGAGGTGCTGTGGTCGATGGTGATGCGCATTGGCCTTTCTTCTAGAAGCTTCGGAGGCTTCATCCTGCTGgccctcatcttttttttctttgctgttctCACTGTGGCCATTCTTCTCATTATGGAGGGTCTGTCGGCCTTCCTGCACGCACTCCGACTGCACTG GGTGGAGTTTCAAAACAAGTTTTATGGTGGTCAAGGTTTCAAATTCCTCCCTTTCACATTTGAAAGTATCCTGGACGGAAGATTTGAAGAATGa
- the LOC101163575 gene encoding V-type proton ATPase 116 kDa subunit a isoform X5 has product MGQLFRSEEMTLAQLFLQSEAAYCCVSELGEIGMVQFRDLNPDVNVFQRKFVNEVRRCEEMDRKLRFVEKEIKKANLAILDTGENPEVPFPRDMIDLEATFEKLENELKEINTNQEALKKNFLELTELKHILRRTQQFFDEMEDPSLLEESSTFLDPNEPIRAAPQRLGFVAGVIGRERIPTFERMLWRVCRGNVFLRQADIEDPLEDPTTGDQVHKSVFIIFFQGDQLKNRVKKICEGFRATLYPCPETPQERKEMLAGVNARIDDLQMVLNQTEDHRQRVLQAAAKTVRVWFIKVRKMKAIYHTLNLCNIDVTQKCLIAEVWCPVSDMDSIQFALRRGTEKSGSTVPSILNSMQTKQTPPTYNKTNKFTSGFQNIVDAYGIGSYREINPAPYTIITFPFLFAVMFGDLGHGALMTAAALYLVLRESRLMAQKNDNEIFTMVFAGRYIILLMGIFSMYTGLIYNDCFSKALNIFGSGWSVRPMFGERGANWSFTTLSENHVLQLDPAVDGVFKGPYPIGIDPIWSISINKLTFLNSFKMKMSVILGVIHMLFGVSLSLFNHLYFKKPLNIYLGFIPEIVFMSCLFGYLVILIFFKWVSFDARTSKDAPSLLIAFINMFLFQYSDPSNKPLYRGQMGLQIFLVIIALACVPCMLIVKTLVLRRQYLWQKHLGTQNFGGIRVSNGPTEDEAGIIQHDHLAPQTEDDPEQFNFTDVAVHQAIHTIEYCLGCISNTASYLRLWALSLAHAQLSEVLWSMVMRIGLSSRSFGGFILLALIFFFFAVLTVAILLIMEGLSAFLHALRLHWVEFQNKFYGGQGFKFLPFTFESILDGRFEE; this is encoded by the exons ATGGGACAGCTCTTCAGAAGTGAAGAGATGACGCTGGCTCAGCTCTTCCTGCAGTCAGAGGCTGCCTACTGTTGTGTCAGCGAGCTGGGAGAGATCGGGATGGTTCAGTTCCGCGAT TTAAATCCTGACGTAAATGTGTTCCAACGGAAGTTTGTGAATGAAGTGCGGCGATGCGAGGAGATGGACCgtaaactga GATTTGTCGAAAAGGAAATTAAGAAGGCAAACCTCGCAATTCTCGACACAGGAGAGAACCCGGAAGTCCCTTTTCCCAGAGACATGATCGACCTGGAG GCGACTTTTGAGAAGCTGGAGAATGAGCTGAAAGAAATCAACACAAACCAAGAGGCGCTGAAGAAGAACTTCCTGGAACTGACCGAGCTGAAGCACATTTTGCGTCGGACTCAGCAGTTTTTTGACGAG ATGGAGGATCCCAGTTTACTTGAGGAGTCTTCCACTTTTCTGGATCCCAATGAGCCCATCAGAGCAGCTCCACAAAGATTAGG GTTTGTGGCAGGAGTCATTGGAAGGGAACGGATCCCAACATTTGAGAGGATGCTGTGGAGAGTTTGCAGAGGAAATGTGTTCCTACGGCAGGCAGACATCGAAGATCCTCTGGAGGACCCAACCACC ggAGACCAGGTCCACAAGTCTGTCTTCATCATCTTTTTCCAAGGAGACCAACTGAAGAACCGGGTCAAGAAAATCTGTGAGGG ATTTAGAGCAACACTGTACCCGTGTCCAGAAACCCCCCAGGAGAGGAAGGAGATGCTGGCAGGAGTGAACGCTCGCATCGATGACCTGCAgatg GTGTTGAACCAGACGGAGGATCACAGGCAGAGAGTCCTGCAGGCAGCAGCTAAAACAGTGAGAGTTTGGTTCATCAaagtgaggaagatgaaggccATCTACCACACCCTCAACCTCTGTAACATAGACGTCACTCAGAAATGTCTGATCGCCGAGGTCTGGTGTCCGGTGTCGGACATGGACTCCATCCAGTTTGCTCTGCGCAGGGGGACC GAGAAGAGTGGCTCCACTGTGCCTTCCATCCTCAACAGCATGCAGACCAAACAGACGCCACCCACATACAACAAGACCAACAAATTCACCTCAGGCTTTCAAAACATCGTTGATGCCTATGGAATCGGCAGCTACCGCGAGATCAACCCAG CACCATATACCATCATCACCTTCCCCTTCCTATTTGCTGTCATGTTTGGGGACCTGGGCCACGGGGCTCTCATGACCGCCGCTGCTCTGTACCTTGTGTTGAGAGAGAGCAGGCTCATGGCGCAGAAGAATGATAATGAG ATTTTCACCATGGTGTTCGCTGGGCGCTACATCATTCTGCTCATGGGAATCTTCTCCATGTACACCGGCCTTATCTACAATGACTGCTTCTCAAAGGCCCTGAACATCTTTGGCTCTGGTTGGAGCGTCAGACCCATGTTTGGTGAACGAGGCGCCAACTGGTC GTTTACTACACTGTCTGAAAACCACGTATTGCAGTTGGACCCGGCAGTAGATGGAGTGTTTAAGGGACCGTACCCCATCGGCATCGATCCT ATTTGGAGTATTTCCATCAATAAGCTGACATTCTTGAATTCCTTCAAGATGAAGATGTCAGTAATCTTGGGTGTGATCCACATGCTGTTTGGAGTCTCCCTCAGCCTTTTCAACCACCT GTATTTCAAAAAGCCCCTAAATATCTATTTAGGGTTCATCCCAGAGATAGTCTTCATGTCCTGTCTGTTTGGTTACTTGGTCATTCTCATCTTCTTCAAATGGGTTTCTTTTGATGCCCGCACCTCCAAGGACGCTCCAAGCCTCCTGATTGCCTTCATAAACATGTTCCTCTTCCAGTACAGTGACCCCAGTAACAAGCCTCTGTACAGGGGACAG ATGGGTCTACAGATATTTCTGGTGATCATTGCCTTGGCGTGTGTTCCCTGTATGTTAATCGTAAAAACTCTGGTTCTGAGGAGACAGTATTTGTGGCAGAAACATTTG GGTACGCAGAACTTTGGGGGAATCAGGGTGAGCAATGGTCCCACTGAGGACGAGGCGGGAATCATTCAGCACGACCATCTGGCCCCACAGACGGAGGACGACCCTGAG CAGTTTAACTTCACGGATGTGGCGGTGCATCAGGCCATTCACACCATCGAGTACTGCCTGGGCTGCATCTCCAACACGGCTTCCTATCTGAGGCTTTGGGCGCTCAGTTTGGCTCACGCAC AGCTGTCGGAGGTGCTGTGGTCGATGGTGATGCGCATTGGCCTTTCTTCTAGAAGCTTCGGAGGCTTCATCCTGCTGgccctcatcttttttttctttgctgttctCACTGTGGCCATTCTTCTCATTATGGAGGGTCTGTCGGCCTTCCTGCACGCACTCCGACTGCACTG GGTGGAGTTTCAAAACAAGTTTTATGGTGGTCAAGGTTTCAAATTCCTCCCTTTCACATTTGAAAGTATCCTGGACGGAAGATTTGAAGAATGa